The genomic region CGTCAACGAGTTCGCCGCGGCGATCGCGACCGGCGCAGGGCCCGAGGTCGTGCTGCTGTTCGGCTCGGAGGCGATCTCCACCACGCGGGCGCTCGCCGACGCCCCCGACCGGCCCGACTTCACCGAACACGTCGGCGGCCAACTCGACGACCGCGGCTACGGCCTGACCGGACTGTCGTCGCGCTATCACGCCACCCACGGCCTGCTCGGCGCACCCAGCCAGTACGCCCTGTTCGAAAACGCCCGCCGGGCGAGGCTGAAACTGTCCCGCGCCGAGTACGCCCAGGCCATGGGCGAACTGTTCGCCCCCTTCACCACGGTCGCCGCCGCCAACCCCTACGCCGCAGCTCCCGTCGAACGCGACGCGACCGAGATCGCCACCGTCACCGAACGCAACCGGATGATCGCCGACCCCTACCCGCGGTTCGTCGTCGCCCGCGACCAGGTCAACCAGGGCGCCGCCGTCCTGCTCACCTCGGTCGCCGCCGCCCGCCGCCTCGGCGTGCCACCCGAAAAGTGGATCTTCCTGGCCGGCCACGCCGACCTACGCGAACGCGACCTGCTCGCCCGCGCCGACCTCTCGACCAGCCCCGCCGCGATCATGGCCGTCCGCCACGCCCTCGACGTCGCCGGCCGCACCCTCGACGAGATCAGCACCTTCGACCTGTACAGCTGCTTCCCCATCGCCGTGTTCAACGTCTGCGACGGCCTCGGCCTCGCCCCCGACGACCCCCGCGGGCTGACCCTCACCGGCGGCCTGCCGTTCTTCGGCGGCGCCGGCAACAACTACTCCATGCACGCCATCGCCGAAACCGTCGCCCGGCTGCGCGCCACCCCCGGCTCCCACGGCCTCGTCGGCGCCAACGGCGGCTCCCTGTCCAAATACTCCGTCGGCATCTACACCACCACCCCCACACCGTGGCGGCCCGACCACAGCGCCACCCTCCAGGCCGAGATCGACTCCTGGGAACCCGTCGCGGTCGCGACCCGCGCCGACGGCCCGGCGACGATCGAGACGTTCACCATCACCCACGGCCGTGACGGCCAGCGCACCGGCATCATCGTCGGCCGCCTCGACCGCGACGGCCGGCGCTTCCTCGCCACCACCACCCGCGGCGACACCGACCTGCTCGACCTGCTGGCCGGCGAATCCCCGTTCGGCGAACAGATCTTCGTGCGCGCCACCGCGGACGGCAACCGGGCCGCCGTCAGCCGCGCCGCCCTGACCGCCCTGCTCCCCACCCGCAGCCCTGGTTTCCGCGACGGCTACGAGCACATCCTCGTCCGCCGAGACGGCCACCTCCTCGAGGTCACCATCAACCGGCCCCAGGTCCGCAACGCGCTGCATCCGCCGGCGAACACCGAGCTGGCCGAGGTCTTCGACGCCTACTTCGCCGACCCCGACCTGTGGGTCGCGATCATCACCGGTGCCGGGGACACCGCGTTCAGCGCCGGCAACGACCTGACCTGGACAGCCAGCGGCAAACGCGGCTCGGTGCCGCTGACCGGCTTCGCCGGGCTCACCAGCCGCCGGGACCTGACCAAACCCGTCATCGCCGCCGTCAACGGCCACGCCCTCGGCGGCGGCTGCGAAATCGCCCTCGCCTGCCACCTCGTCGTCGCCGACACCACCGCCCGGTTCGCCCTCACCGAAGTCCGCGTCGGCCTCGCCGCCGGCGCCGGCGGCCTGGTCCGCCTCCCCCGCGCCCTGCCGCCGAAGCTCGCCACCGAGATGATCCTCACCGGCCGCCGCCTCGACGCCACCGAAGCCCACGCGCACGGCCTTGTCAACCGGATCGTCCCCGCCGGCACCGCCCTCGACGGCGCCCGCGCGCTCGCCGCCGACATCCTCGCCGGCTCACCCACCTCGGTACGCGTCTCCCTGCAGATCATGAACGAGACCGCCGGGATCACCGACCCCCACGACGCCGTCACCCACGACTCCCCTGCCCTCGACGACCTCCTCCTCAGCGAGGACATGCTCGAAGGCCTCACCGCCTTCGCCGAGAAACGCACCCCCCACTGGCGCAACCGCTGACCGCACTCAGCCGTTGGTGTAGGTCGGCGGGCGCTTCTCGCGAAACGCCGAGATCTGCTCGGTGTGGTCGCGGGTGAAGGCGGTCATGATCTGGGTGCGGTTCTCCAGGTCGATGCCCGCCTGCAGGCTGCCGACCTCGAGCTGGCTCCAGGCCACCTCCTTGGTCATCCACACGCCCATCGGGCTGTTCGCCGTGATCTGCGCGGCGATCTCCAGGGCGGCGTCGAGCGTCTCG from Frankia alni ACN14a harbors:
- a CDS encoding acetyl-CoA acetyltransferase, with protein sequence MSTRDDLDLDLDPATPVLVGVGQHAEQPGRPGYARLSAVELAAAAARRAVEDAGIDPAAIDTVAGVRQFEISGARAKAPLGRSDNYPRSVAARLGANPARAVLEVVGGQSPQHLVNEFAAAIATGAGPEVVLLFGSEAISTTRALADAPDRPDFTEHVGGQLDDRGYGLTGLSSRYHATHGLLGAPSQYALFENARRARLKLSRAEYAQAMGELFAPFTTVAAANPYAAAPVERDATEIATVTERNRMIADPYPRFVVARDQVNQGAAVLLTSVAAARRLGVPPEKWIFLAGHADLRERDLLARADLSTSPAAIMAVRHALDVAGRTLDEISTFDLYSCFPIAVFNVCDGLGLAPDDPRGLTLTGGLPFFGGAGNNYSMHAIAETVARLRATPGSHGLVGANGGSLSKYSVGIYTTTPTPWRPDHSATLQAEIDSWEPVAVATRADGPATIETFTITHGRDGQRTGIIVGRLDRDGRRFLATTTRGDTDLLDLLAGESPFGEQIFVRATADGNRAAVSRAALTALLPTRSPGFRDGYEHILVRRDGHLLEVTINRPQVRNALHPPANTELAEVFDAYFADPDLWVAIITGAGDTAFSAGNDLTWTASGKRGSVPLTGFAGLTSRRDLTKPVIAAVNGHALGGGCEIALACHLVVADTTARFALTEVRVGLAAGAGGLVRLPRALPPKLATEMILTGRRLDATEAHAHGLVNRIVPAGTALDGARALAADILAGSPTSVRVSLQIMNETAGITDPHDAVTHDSPALDDLLLSEDMLEGLTAFAEKRTPHWRNR